A section of the Humulus lupulus chromosome 2, drHumLupu1.1, whole genome shotgun sequence genome encodes:
- the LOC133815211 gene encoding uncharacterized protein LOC133815211, with amino-acid sequence MNRIFMEEDARPTIDAQRRLNPIMKELVWKEVLKWLDAGVIYPISDSAWVSPVQVVPKKGSMTVVKNESNELIPTRTMMGWRICIDYWKLNKATRKDHFPLPFIDQMLDRLAGHNYYCFLDGYSSYHQIVIAPEDQEKTTFTCPYGTFAFRRMPFGLCNALATFQQCMMAIFSDMVEKGIEIFMDDFSVYGSSFDNCLTNLELVLRRCEESHLVLNWEKFHFMVNEGICHQAFKILKEKLISAPIVVAPQWDFPFELMCDASDFAVGVVLGQRVYKELLAIVFAFDKCRPYLIGNKVVVYTDHSAIKYLMTKKDSKPRLIHWILLLQEFNVEIKDKKDTENSVADHLSRLEADENSIDKEVQFNDAFPDEQLFEVSVCKDVPWFADYVNFLVAEVIPPEMRRQQLKKFYSEVKNYYWEEPILYKHCPDQVIIRCVLEEEMFLIFTHCHTLHCGGHFEGTRTAAKVLQSGFQWPNYLKILMSLSKVVIVVNELGIYQEDIECQ; translated from the exons ATGAATAGAATTTTTATGGAAGAAGATGCAAGACCAACTATTGATGCTCAGCGAAGACTTAATCCAATAATGAAAGAACTGGTGTGGAAAGAGGTCttgaaatggttagatgctgGAGTGATTTATCCTATTTCGGATAGTGCTTGGGTAAGTCCAGTACAAGTAGTACCTAAAAAGGGTAGTATGACTGTGGTGAAGAATGAGAGTAATGAATTAATTCCAACAAGGACTATGATGGGTTGGAGAATATGTATAGATTACTGGAAGTTGAATAAGGCAACTaggaaagatcattttcctttgccttttattGATCAGATGTTGGATAGGTTGGCAGGGCATAACTACTATTGTTTTCTAGATGGGTACTCAAGTTATCATCAGATTGTAATTGCACCGgaggatcaagagaagacaacttttacatgtccttatggtaCTTTTGCTTTTAGAAGGATGCCATTTGGGCTATGCAATGCACTAGCTACATTTCAACAGTGTATGATGGCTatattttctgacatggttgagaaAGGGATTgagatttttatggatgatttttctgtttaTGGGTCATCTTTTGATAATTGCTTGACTAATTTGGAGTTGGTTTTGAGGAGATGTGAAGAGTCGCATTTAGTACTTAACTGGGAGAAGTTCCACTTTATGGTGAATGAAGGAATT TGTCACCAAGCTTTTAAGATACTTAAGGAGAAATTGATTTCGGCACCTATAGTTGTAGCACCTCAATGGGATTTTCCatttgaattgatgtgtgatgctagtgactTTGCAGTTGGGGTAGTGTTGGGACAAAGAGTTTACAAG GAGCTTTTGGCCATAGTGTTTGCCTTTGATAAGTGTAGGCCATACTTGATTGGGAATAAGGTGGTTGTTTACACAGATCATTCTGCTATAAAATATCTTATGACCAAGAAAGATTCCAAGCCTCGTCTTATTCATTGGATTTTGTTGTTGCAAGAATTTAATGTGGAAATAAAGGATAAGAAAGACACAGAGAATTCGGTGGCTGATCACTTGTCTAGATTGGAGGCTGATGAGAATTCTATTGATAAAGAAGTTCAATTTAATGATgcttttcctgatgagcagttgtttgaaGTAAGTGTTTGTAAAGATGTTCCATGGTTTGCAGACTATGTTAATTTTCTAGTTGCAGAGGTTATACCTCCTGAGATGAGAAGGcaacaattgaagaaattctATTCGGAGGTGAAGAACTATTActgggaggagcctattctgtATAAACATTGCCCTGATCAAGTTATTATAAGATGTGTGCTCGAAGAGGAGATGTTTTTAATCTTTACTCACTGCCATACTTTGCATTGTGGTGGTCATTTCGAAGGAACAAGAACAGCAGCAAAAGTTTTGCAGAGTGGGTTTCAATGGCCTAATTATTTAAAGATTCTAATGTCTTTGTCAAAAGTTGTGATCGTTGTCAATGAACTGGGAATATATCAAGAAGATATCGAATGCCAATGA
- the LOC133815212 gene encoding large ribosomal subunit protein eL21x/eL21w-like: MGNRVCPLCEFNDAIHKGMPHKFYHGRTGRVWNITKRTIGMEVNKQVGNRIIKKRIHVRVEHVQPSRCTEEFRNRKLRNDKLKAEAKLKGEAISTKRQPEGPKLGFMVEGAQLETVTPIPYDVVNDLKGGY; this comes from the exons ATGGGCAACCGAGTCTGTCCATTATGTGAA TTTAACGACGCCATTCACAAGGGTATGCCCCACAAGTTCTACCATGGCCGAACTGGGCGTGTCTGGAACATCACCAAGCGCACTATTGGCATGGAGGTTAACAAGCAGGTTGGGAACCGCATCATTAAGAAGAGGATTCATGTTCGTGTGGAGCATGTCCAGCCCTCTAGATGCACTGAGGAGTTCAGAAACAGAAAGTTAAGGAACGATAAGCTCAAGGCCGAGGCCAAGTTGAAGGGTGAGGCCATCAGCACCAAGAGGCAGCCAGAGGGTCCCAAGCTAGGTTTCATGGTCGAAGGAGCTCAGTTGGAAACTGTCACCCCCATTCCTTATGATGTTGTCAACGATCTCAAGGGTGGTTATTAG